The proteins below come from a single Caulobacter segnis ATCC 21756 genomic window:
- a CDS encoding CehA/McbA family metallohydrolase, with amino-acid sequence MLRWLVLVALLIAWPAYAQTGKPDLILNGEITGADHQTYKPVTFDVPAGVARLSIAFDYTGRENRTVVDLGLLDPVRFRGWSGGNKKALFISTEAATASYLPGPLPAGQWTLLLGVPNARPGSRATYEAKVWFQRAPEPPPAALAKATTPGWYRGDLHMHTAHSDGGCVTGDAPRAPCPVYRTVLAALAAGLDFIAVTDHNTTSQAQALAELQPSFPNLLLMTGREVTTFQGHANVFGPTAFIDFRLGSSSVPTIRDLQRAVTAAGGIFSINHPAVPSGEQCMGCGWTAKDTDFDAVQAIEVANGGNEKALGGFEGVLSGVPFWENQLNQGRRITAIGGSDNHDAGVPHDQPSALGRPTTVIRAEGLSSEALLTGLRAGRVFVDLEGTRDRMLDLSASVDGVSAVMGGVLEARPGQTISFVATITGVDRAGLELIQDGLPIHPPVSATGQFEIQMGRRQTWVRINVRDAQGRLLLIGNPIYLSPAPQGS; translated from the coding sequence ATGCTCCGCTGGCTCGTCCTCGTCGCGCTGCTGATCGCTTGGCCCGCCTACGCCCAGACTGGGAAGCCGGACCTCATCCTCAACGGCGAGATCACCGGCGCGGATCACCAGACCTACAAGCCCGTGACCTTTGACGTGCCGGCGGGGGTCGCTCGCCTGTCCATCGCCTTCGACTATACGGGCCGGGAGAACCGCACCGTGGTCGATCTTGGCCTTCTGGACCCTGTCCGGTTCCGGGGCTGGAGCGGCGGGAACAAGAAAGCTCTCTTCATTTCCACAGAGGCGGCGACCGCGAGCTACCTGCCGGGGCCGCTGCCGGCCGGCCAGTGGACCTTGCTTCTAGGCGTTCCCAACGCCCGGCCCGGGTCCCGAGCGACCTATGAGGCGAAGGTCTGGTTCCAGCGCGCCCCGGAGCCACCACCCGCCGCGCTGGCCAAGGCGACGACGCCCGGCTGGTATCGCGGCGACCTGCACATGCACACGGCCCATAGCGATGGCGGCTGCGTCACCGGAGACGCGCCGCGCGCCCCTTGCCCGGTCTATCGCACGGTGCTGGCGGCTCTGGCCGCCGGGCTCGATTTCATCGCCGTGACCGACCACAACACCACGAGCCAGGCGCAGGCCCTGGCCGAGCTACAGCCGTCTTTCCCGAACCTGTTGCTGATGACCGGCCGCGAGGTCACGACCTTCCAGGGGCACGCCAATGTCTTCGGGCCGACCGCCTTCATCGACTTTCGCTTGGGCTCCAGCAGCGTGCCGACGATCCGCGACCTGCAACGGGCGGTGACGGCCGCGGGCGGGATTTTCTCGATCAACCACCCCGCCGTCCCGTCCGGCGAACAATGCATGGGCTGCGGCTGGACCGCCAAGGACACCGACTTCGACGCAGTCCAGGCGATCGAGGTGGCCAATGGTGGAAACGAGAAGGCGTTGGGCGGATTCGAGGGCGTCCTGTCGGGTGTTCCGTTCTGGGAGAACCAGCTGAATCAAGGGCGTCGGATCACTGCGATCGGCGGTAGCGACAACCATGACGCCGGCGTTCCGCACGATCAGCCATCGGCCTTGGGGCGACCCACGACGGTGATCCGCGCCGAGGGACTCTCATCCGAGGCCTTGTTGACGGGCCTGCGCGCCGGGCGCGTCTTTGTCGACCTGGAAGGGACCCGCGATCGGATGCTCGACCTTTCCGCCAGCGTGGACGGCGTTTCGGCAGTCATGGGCGGAGTGCTGGAGGCCAGACCTGGCCAGACTATCTCCTTCGTCGCGACGATCACGGGCGTGGATCGCGCCGGGCTGGAGCTCATTCAAGACGGCTTGCCGATCCACCCCCCAGTTTCCGCGACGGGCCAGTTCGAGATCCAGATGGGGCGGCGCCAGACCTGGGTCCGGATTAATGTTCGCGATGCTCAAGGGCGGCTGCTTCTGATCGGCAATCCGATCTATTTGTCGCCCGCGCCCCAGGGGAGTTGA